A DNA window from Pseudorasbora parva isolate DD20220531a chromosome 19, ASM2467924v1, whole genome shotgun sequence contains the following coding sequences:
- the znf865 gene encoding zinc finger protein 865: protein MFQFGKYPMDILEMLSGHQAHQFKGLGLERQLQHQQQVQLQHQQQLQQQQQQQSEASGGLLSGLGLGSLQGSRSNAFADSSSLFAKMSAPPPPLPQQTQSSSSQSTRKSSKMSSSSGSGSSASGYPQFLRTFHPAEAALAQEQLHSGMGRFDFSGGSTGGGSGVIGGVVTSAPPPPPLHPGLSVPQPSPGPSSSSPSPSSSTTTSNNPPSSSSSVAGLVGAQSDARSLHQQFSCMLAANQYLFSGVPTNASLEQFLVQQGPHNHLGLADSNTGLAPPPALHPSHTHGHPTPQPQQQQQQLPPHALSHPHSHAHPHHPLHPAPQPSPLGGFDFQGIPVLSSNQLASLMQQEAGLPLPLPLHLSVPKDDGKGDSGSGAGGSGGSGSRRKKAMAGYLPQRKTDGNSSSSASSANCHGSSGAHGHDGSSGLVGGGGGVGMRGLGGDPSSILSSSTPSSSSSTVSSSSSSAPSSNSASVLVSNISQNPKPENQQSMTPNIPEQEPLFHCGECGKSFNHLPSLRRHIRCHDENGSGPNSSTNTNPSHQHQSDLPHSTQDGISQNAHHQHENPDPMSSTCSSPDKSYCCNECGKGFKKRGHLLQHGVIHSGARPYACSVCERSFNRRESLTRHEKIHEEKPYRCPACGRCFRESTSLLNHAASGDCGKPGRRSRSSDGSSISSVEGKVESDFSGGQMTDTKELVFCKNEDSTAGMSCDSMYSQGRGANQNPVGKTEEKYNPEYSRDPYQTSYRVDDYRRQQGNPSSYSGDSCNNSMSSPALRKAPLAPTLHPHPQNQHHHQQQSHLPLSSLLDDSEDEVTSSAMSAIAAAAAASVLPAEMNSTGGREERRDIIGGLLGGLGFGSMGTSSSTSTGNGGNEECLSGSMIPLSHPTQQQPNSQNANNPNAKPKRPRKPRQKREPRPGGAPGEVVKRRRSNQSGAAGDGSERPYLCTVCGRGFSRRETLRRHERVHTGEKPFHCDICGKDFREPFHLTKHQTVHSGEKNYKCTLCGKDFGYAQSLKRHEKLHLRGDFKPRRSKTKSAANQGGPTNQDHPDQTNQNNQTNPGAYYSYSQDKVQGSNANTSNQPPPKLYTCEICWKSFRHHFHLTAHHQAIHEHGGEKLFSCEVCGKAFSYSNSLTRHRLSQHGLTRTGPTTQPTGSESIGTAPSVSESEAATNALLHIAPESGSHGVQQPHSTIAHTQHPQPGGYSPLFYTPESGHHSSNVNSHPQHLHYSNPSMGPLQIQQPISGKQLIYSGVPSNTLHSTPPHIHISPPQHSQHHQQQQHPFSMPSQHLQQSPPTQGDTTQRKKKKKRKKYKLASGMQLMTGFSAYEIARRRMYLKRKKCRLQQQLKRKKWIAQLKWAKFTGGGLGLNVGGGTWRAGGLRFRGLRSLIVPLKSYSCPVCPFTTFSSRIILSVHRVTRHPPRKHGRQTRLRCIVCGKRSRRLLTALRHRAHHLSQGVFSCSRCPSRFWNGTLLQRHKFACRRVSRGIRMSIKGINVQKTEDQIERSTVVTGYRH, encoded by the coding sequence ATGTTTCAGTTTGGAAAGTACCCTATGGACATTTTAGAAATGCTCAGTGGACACCAGGCTCACCAGTTCAAAGGACTGGGGCTGGAAAGACAGCTGCAGCACCAACAACAAGTCCAACTTCAGCACCAGCAGCAGcttcaacagcagcagcaacaacagaGTGAGGCATCTGGTGGCCTCCTGTCTGGGCTTGGCCTTGGTTCCCTTCAAGGATCTAGAAGTAATGCATTTGCGGATTCTTCATCCTTATTTGCcaaaatgagtgcacccccacCACCTCTTCCACAACAAACTCAGTCCTCCTCCTCACAAAGCACACGTAAATCAAGCAAGATGAGCAGCAGCAGTGGGAGTGGCAGTTCTGCCTCTGGCTATCCACAGTTCCTACGCACATTTCACCCTGCTGAGGCTGCGTTAGCCCAGGAGCAGCTTCACTCAGGAATGGGGCGATTTGATTTTTCTGGAGGAAGTACTGGAGGTGGCTCTGGGGTAATCGGAGGAGTTGTAACATCTGCACCACCGCCACCACCCTTGCACCCTGGCCTCTCTGTTCCTCAGCCGTCTCCTGGACCATCCTCTTCATCACCCTCCCCTTCGAGTTCAACCACCACTTCTAATAATCCCCCCAGCAGTAGCAGCTCAGTTGCTGGATTAGTCGGAGCCCAGTCTGATGCAAGAAGTTTACACCAGCAGTTCAGTTGCATGCTAGCTGCAAACCAATACCTGTTTTCTGGTGTGCCCACAAATGCCAGTTTGGAACAGTTTCTAGTTCAGCAGGGTCCCCATAATCATCTTGGTCTTGCAGATTCGAATACAGGTCTTGCTCCTCCTCCAGCCCTTCATCCTTCCCACACCCATGGCCATCCAACTCCCCAGCcccaacaacagcagcagcagctgcCACCTCATGCGTTGTCCCACCCTCACAGCCATGCCCATCCACATCACCCTCTGCACCCTGCCCCCCAACCATCACCACTTGGTGGTTTTGATTTCCAAGGTATTCCTGTTCTTTCGTCTAATCAACTGGCTTCCCTAATGCAACAAGAAGCAGGCCTGCCTTTGCCACTCCCACTTCATCTCTCTGTACCAAAAGATGATGGGAAAGGAGATAGTGGATCTGGGGCTGGAGGAAGTGGAGGTAGTGGCAGCAGGAGAAAGAAAGCCATGGCTGGCTACCTGCCCCAGAGGAAGACAGATGGTAACAGTAGCAGCAGTGCAAGCAGTGCTAACTGCCATGGAAGCTCTGGGGCACATGGTCATGATGGGTCCTCTGGTCTTGTGGGAGGAGGTGGAGGGGTTGGTATGAGGGGTCTTGGTGGTGACCcctcctccatcctctcctcGTCAACACCATCCTCCTCTTCTTCAACtgtctcctcctcttcttcctctgCCCCATCTTCAAACTCTGCTTCTGTGCTGGTATCAAATATCTCTCAGAACCCCAAGCCTGAAAACCAGCAATCAATGACTCCCAATATCCCAGAGCAAGAACCTCTCTTTCATTGTGGAGAGTGCGGAAAGTCTTTTAACCACCTTCCAAGCCTTCGTCGACACATACGCTGCCATGATGAAAATGGCAGTGGTCCAAACAGCAGCACAAACACAAACCCAAGTCATCAGCATCAGTCAGATCTCCCCCACTCAACACAAGATGGAATTTCTCAAAATGCTCACCACCAGCATGAGAATCCAGACCCAATGTCTTCCACTTGCTCAAGTCCAGATAAGTCATACTGTTGCAATGAATGTGGAAAGGGGTTCAAGAAGAGAGGACACCTGCTTCAGCATGGTGTCATTCACTCTGGAGCTCGTCCATATGCCTGCTCTGTTTGTGAGCGGTCGTTTAACCGCCGAGAGTCTCTCACTCGACATGAGAAAATTCACGAAGAGAAGCCCTACCGCTGCCCTGCTTGTGGCCGCTGCTTTAGAGAGAGCACTTCTTTGCTTAACCATGCTGCATCAGGAGACTGTGGCAAGCCTGGGAGGAGATCTAGAAGCAGTGATGGTAGCTCAATAAGTTCAGTAGAGGGCAAAGTTGAAAGTGATTTTTCAGGTGGACAAATGACTGACACAAAAGAATTAGTATTTTGCAAGAATGAGGATAGCACAGCAGGGATGTCTTGTGACAGTATGTATTCACAGGGAAGGGGTGCTAATCAAAATCCTGTGGGCAAAACGGAAGAGAAGTATAACCCTGAGTATTCAAGAGATCCTTACCAAACGTCATACAGGGTCGATGACTACCGTCGTCAACAGGGCAACCCATCATCCTACTCTGGAGACTCCTGTAACAACAGCATGTCAAGTCCGGCTCTCAGAAAAGCTCCTTTAGCCCCAACACTTCATCCACATCCTCAAAATCAGCACCATCACCAACAGCAATCTCATCTTCCACTCTCCTCTCTTTTGGATGACTCTGAAGATGAAGTCACCAGTAGTGCCATGTCTGCCATTGCTGCAGCTGCTGCCGCCTCTGTCTTGCCTGCTGAAATGAACAGTACTGGGGGACGAGAGGAACGGAGAGACATTATCGGAGGTCTGTTAGGAGGGCTTGGCTTCGGGTCTATGGGTACCTCTTCGTCTACATCTACAGGAAACGGTGGGAATGAAGAATGCCTGAGTGGTTCAATGATACCTTTATCTCACCCCACCCAACAGCAGCCTAATTCACAGAATGCCAACAATCCTAATGCCAAACCCAAGCGGCCACGGAAGCCCAGACAAAAAAGAGAGCCGAGACCCGGTGGGGCTCCAGGAGAAGTAGTGAAACGTCGGAGGAGTAATCAGAGTGGTGCTGCTGGAGATGGTTCCGAAAGGCCTTATTTATGCACTGTTTGTGGACGGGGCTTTAGCAGACGTGAGACCTTACGTCGGCATGAACGTGTGCATACAGGGGAAAAGCCATTTCATTGTGACATCTGTGGTAAAGACTTCCGAGAGCCGTTTCATCTTACCAAACATCAGACTGTTCACTCGGGGGAGAAGAACTACAAATGTACCCTTTGTGGAAAAGATTTTGGATATGCACAGAGTCTGAAAAGGCATGAAAAACTGCATCTACGGGGAGATTTCAAGCCAAGGCGGAGTAAAACCAAATCTGCGGCAAATCAAGGGGGACCCACTAATCAAGATCATCCTGATCAAACCAATCAAAATAATCAAACCAACCCTGGCGCTTATTACTCCTATTCTCAGGATAAAGTTCAAGGATCTAATGCTAACACAAGCAACCAACCCCCTCCTAAATTATATACATGTGAGATCTGCTGGAAATCTTTCCGCCATCACTTCCACCTGACTGCCCATCACCAAGCCATTCATGAACATGGTGGGGAGAAACTGTTTTCATGTGAAGTGTGCGGTAAGGCGTTTTCTTACTCAAACAGCCTGACCAGACATAGGTTATCTCAACACGGTTTGACTCGTACTGGTCCAACAACACAACCAACAGGAAGTGAATCCATTGGAACTGCCCCATCTGTCTCTGAGAGTGAGGCTGCAACCAATGCACTCCTTCATATAGCACCTGAAAGTGGAAGTCATGGAGTACAACAGCCCCATTCAACCATCGCTCACACACAGCATCCTCAGCCTGGTGGTTATTCTCCTCTCTTTTACACTCCAGAGTCAGGACATCACAGTTCAAATGTCAATTCACACCCCCAACATCTGCACTACTCAAACCCCTCTATGGGTCCCCTCCAGATTCAACAGCCAATCAGTGGGAAACAGCTAATTTATTCCGGGGTTCCAAGTAACACCCTTCATTCCACTCCACCTCACATCCACATTTCGCCACCCCAGCACTCTCAACACCACCAGCAACAGCAGCACCCTTTTTCAATGCCGTCCCAACATCTACAGCAAAGCCCTCCGACCCAGGGAGATACCAcccagagaaagaaaaaaaaaaaaaggaaaaaatataaACTGGCTAGTGGCATGCAGTTGATGACTGGATTCAGTGCTTATGAAATTGCCAGGAGGCGTATGTATTTAAAACGAAAGAAGTGCAGGCTTCAGCAGCAGCTAAAGAGAAAGAAGTGGATAGCTCAGCTGAAATGGGCCAAGTTTACTGGAGGAGGGCTTGGTTTAAATGTAGGCGGAGGCACATGGCGTGCAGGGGGGTTAAGGTTTAGAGGCCTTCGGTCTCTTATAGTCCCCTTAAAGTCTTATTCTTGCCCTGTCTGTCCCTTTACCACTTTTTCAAGCCGCATAATTCTTTCAGTGCATCGTGTAACCAGGCATCCGCCAAGAAAACATGGCCGTCAGACTCGCCTGCGCTGCATAGTCTGTGGAAAGCGTTCTCGAAGGCTACTGACAGCTCTCCGTCATCGGGCCCACCACCTGTCTCAAGGGGTGTTCTCTTGCTCTCGATGTCCCTCAAGATTCTGGAATGGCACCCTCCTGCAGCGCCACAAATTTGCTTGTCGACGTGTCAGTAGAGGAATCAGAATGTCAATAAAGGGGATTAATGTTCAGAAGACGGAGGACCAGATCGAAAGATCAACAGTTGTGACAGGGTACAGGCACTAA